The following coding sequences lie in one Arachis hypogaea cultivar Tifrunner chromosome 9, arahy.Tifrunner.gnm2.J5K5, whole genome shotgun sequence genomic window:
- the LOC112710989 gene encoding trihelix transcription factor GTL2: MFDGVPGDQFHQFITPTRTTTTTTSSQIPLHHHLPFPLPLHHPSSNPTSSNPNNNTNTFPTNPTPFDPYHHHHHQLQLHQVHHQHPSILHPSLHLHQHHNNNNKHHHHDEDREENNASSTSTTTVPMNFEIERDHERQQMPPPQLIDPWSNDEVLALLRIRSTMESWFPQLTWEHVSRKMAELGYKRSAEKCKEKFEEESRYFSSNINFTNKTITPPPTTTTGYRFLSELEELYHQQDNSDHHHQQEVVVVEKQPSSTDGQEDKVVMDQALGEEDDKENDEEVVAGAAVVVLPEKIITTKTKERKRKRGGGDGDGNGDGVRFEMFKGFCESIVHKMMEQQEEMHNKLIEDMVRRDEEKLAREEAWKKQEVERMNKELEIMQQEQAIAGDRQANIIEFLKKFAPEIQTLVCVEEDHDDHNNNGRNKLVKVTNNNNNVEHNGSNLLLHSQNPNPPSSPSSSSAVIVNNQNGVVVAAASSSTNPSSSPIIQAGKNPNSTYLNNDSPIVEADSAAKKAAATTANCEKDEIGRRWPKDEVLALINLRCNTQVSSNNDENGRETHKALPLWERISQGMVELGYTRSAKRCKEKWENINKYFRKTKDANKKRSLDSRTCPYFHLLSSLYSQGKLLLQPEKQETTTNNNDNHGKKMVGDHQTSSQMGSAIAADDNHDHGGENNNNNKALMQAPSLDFDQF; the protein is encoded by the exons ATGTTTGATGGAGTGCCAGGAGACCAGTTCCATCAATTCATAACAccaacaagaacaacaacaacaaccacctcatcACAAATCCCTCTTCATCATCATTTAcctttccctctccctctccatcatccttcttctAATCCCACATCATCAAACCCCAACAACAACACTAACACTTTCCCTACTAATCCTACACCTTTTGatccttatcatcatcatcaccaccaaTTGCAGCTTCaccaagttcatcatcaacacccCAGTATCTTGCACCCATCATTACACCTTCACCAACaccacaacaacaataacaaacaTCATCATCATGATGAAGACCGGGAAGAAAACAACGCTAGCAGTACTTCCACTACTACTGTGccaatgaattttgaaattgaaagagATCATGAGAGGCAGCAAATGCCTCCTCCTCAGCTCATTGATCCTTGGAGTAATGATGAAGTACTTGCTCTCTTGAGGATCAGATCTACCATGGAGAGTTGGTTCCCACAACTCACTTGGGAACATGTCTCAAG GAAGATGGCAGAGCTTGGATATAAGAGGAGTGCTGAGAAGTGCAAagagaagtttgaagaagaaagcaGATATTTCAGCAGCAACATTAACTTCACCAACAAAACCATTACTCCTCCTCCTACTACTACTACTGGTTACCGCTTTCTTAGTGAACTTGAAGAGCTTTATCATCAACAAGATAAtagtgatcatcatcatcaacaagaaGTGGTGGtagtggagaagcaaccaagtaGTACTGACGGGCAAGAAGACAAGGTAGTCATGGACCAAGCATTGGGAGAAGAAGATGATAAGGAGAATGATGAAGAGGTGGTTGCTGGGGCGGCCGTGGTGGTGTTGCCGGAGAAGATTATTACGACAAAAACAaaggagaggaagaggaagaggggtGGTGGAGATGGCGACGGCAACGGCGACGGCGTTAGGTTTGAGATGTTCAAAGGTTTTTGTGAAAGCATTGTGCACAAGATGATGGAGCAACAAGAAGAGATGCACAACAAGTTAATAGAAGATATggtgagaagagatgaagagaagcTTGCAAGAGAAGAGGCATGGAAGAAGCAAGAGGTGGAGAGAAtgaacaaggagcttgagatcatGCAACAGGAACAAGCCATTGCTGGTGATAGACAAGCAAACATCATTGAGTTCTTGAAGAAATTTGCCCCAGAAATTCAAACCCTTGTTTGTGTTGAAGAAGATCATGATGATCACAATAATAATGGAAGAAACAAATTAGTGAaggtaacaaataataataacaatgttGAACACAATGGTTCAAATTTGTTGTTGCATTCCCAAAACCCTAATCCTccatcatcaccttcttcttcttctgctgtgATTGTGAATAACCAAAAtggtgttgttgttgctgctgcttcttcttcaacaaacCCTAGCTCAAGTCCTATTATACAAGCTGGCAAGAACCCTAATAGTACTTATCTCAACAATGATAGCCCAATAGTAGAGGCGGACTCGGCGGCAAAGAAGGCGGCTGCCACGACTGCGAACTGCGAGAAAGATGAAATTGGAAGAAGATGGCCAAAAGATGAAGTGTTGGCACTGATAAACCTGAGGTGCAACACGCAAGTGAGCAGCAACAATGATGAAAATGGGAGAGAAACTCACAAGGCTCTTCCATTGTGGGAGAGAATCTCACAAGGGATGGTTGAATTGGGGTACACAAGGAGTGCAAAGAGATGCAAAGAGAAATGGGAGAACATAAACAAGTACTTCAGAAAAACCAAAGATGCTAACAAGAAGAGGTCCCTTGATTCAAGAACTTGTCCCTATTTTCATCTTCTCAGTAGCCTCTATAGCCAAGGGAAGCTTCTTCTCCAACCTGAGAAGCAAGaaactactactaataataatgataacCATGGAAAAAAAATGGTCGGAGATCATCAAACTTCTTCACAAATGGGGTCTGCTATTGCTGCTGATGATAATCATGATCATGGAGGTgagaataacaataataataaagctTTGATGCAAGCACCTTCTTTGGATTTTGATcagttttaa